The window CAGGTACTTGCCCACCACCACCTGGGCCGGCGTTGCCGGAAGGGTCATCAGGAGCTCATCGGTGTGGTTCTGGCGTTCCTCGGGCAGCAAGCGCATGGTCAGAAGCGGCGTCACGAACAGCAGGATGACGCCCAGATTGAGAAAGTACGGCCGCAGGTCGGCGACCCGGGTGGCGAGCAGGATCACCGAGAAGAAGTAGCCGGAGATGGCGAGGAACACCACCCCTGCGGCGTACGCGAGCGGTGAAACCAGGTAGCTCCTCAGCTCGCGCTTAAAGATGTAGTAGACGGCCATGCTAGTTCCCCTCACCGCCGCCCGTACCGGCGTCCAGGTTTTCGTGGGTGACGAGCTGGAGAAAGACGTCCTCCAGGGTCATGTCCACGCCCCGCATCTCCAGGATGGGGATCTGATGGCGAGCCATCGCGAAGAAGATGGCCTCGCGGGGGTCCTGGGCCGCAGCAGCGCCGTCGTTGAGCTCGATCTCGGCGCGCAGCCGCCCGGGATGGGTGTCGGTCGGCGTGATGTTGGCGGCTTTCACCTCGGGCACTTCTGCCAGCGCTGCCTCAACGGCCTCGCGCTCCCCGCGCACTTCCAGGAGGATCTGCCGGCCCCGTCCCAGGCGGGCGGAGAGATTCTGCGGGGAGTCCTGGGCCACGAGGCGGCCCTTGTTGATGATGAGCACCCTCTGGCAGGTGCTGGCCACTTCCGGCAGGATGTGCGAGCTGAGGAGCACGGTATGGCGCCCCGCCAGGCTGCGAATGAGGCGGCGCATCTCGATGATCTGCTGGGGGTCCATGCCCGCCGTGGGCTCGTCCAGCACCAGCACGGGCGGATCCCCGATGAGGGCGGCGGCCAGCCCCACCCGCTGCTTGTAGCCCCGGGAGAGGCGCCCCGCCAGGCGGCCGGCGACATCGGCCACGCCGACCCGCTCCATGACCTCGCCCACGTGGCGCTTGCGCCGGTGGGCCGGCACCCGCCGCATCTCCGCCACGAAGTAGAGGTAGCCCCTCACGGTCATCTCGCCGTAGATGGGCGGCGTCTCGGGGAGGTAGCCGACCCGGCTCTTGAGGCGCACGGGGTCTTCCAGGGCATCCACGCCGGCCACCCGAACGCTGCCGGTGGTGGGAGGCATGTAGCCGGTGACGATACGCATGGTGGTGGTCTTGCCGGCGCCGTTGGGGCCCAAAAAGCCGAGGACCTCGCCCTGCTCCACGGAACAGGTGAGGTCCTGGACGGCCCAGCGGTGGCCGTACTGCTTGCCCACGCCCACAAGCTCAATCATTGGCCGCACCCCTGGTTTTGTCTAGGCTGTCCGGATTCCGATTATAGGGGATACGGCCCTTGTTTATCAAATCGGGGGCAGGGGAGTGCCTCGGCCGCGCCTCAGGTCAGCGAGAAGCCGTCCTTCTGGCCGGCCTTGCCGCCGTCCTCCTTGCGGGCGGTGGCCGTCGTGCCGACCAGCTTGACCAGGGCCGAGGCGATGGCGCGCTGCTCGCTCTCGTCGGCCACGCTCCACAGCTCCTTCAGCACCCGCTGCTGGGGGTTGGCCGGGTCTACGTGACGCGCCAGGAAGTCGCCGAGCTGCTCGGCGTAGTTGACCATCGCGCGGCCGCCAAGGCCGGACTCTTTGCCTGCCGCCACCGCCTGTCCCAGCCACCGCTTCCATTCCTGCCAGGAAAGTTCGGGATCCACCCTCATTTTCCCCTTTCTGTGGATTGAGTCGCCGGCTCAGGCTGATGCGGACAGATCCGCCACCCTCAAGGATGCCCCCGTGTGGGACGCGCTACACCCGGCGGAGAAGGACGCGGCCACAGGCGGTGGCGCGCGGGAGGAAAACGCAACGGGCGGATGCGTGGCCTGGTGAGAGCATAAAGCCAGGTAAAAAAAATGGCTCCTCGGGCAGGATTCGAACCTGCAACCCCCCGGTTAACAGCCGGGCGCTCTACCCTTGAGCTACCGAGGAACGCACCACAAAGGACAGGCGGGCCCGCCTGCGGCACCCATTATAGTACCCCCGGGACGGGGCCGCAAGACGGCAAGGATAGGACGATAGGCCCATATCAAGCGGGCTCCGTGGGCTTCAGGCCGACAACCCTGCGCACCGATTCCAGACAGACCCCCGGGCGCCACACCACGATGCCCTGCTGAACGGCACCACGGGGCGCGCCTCCTGCTTTAGACCCCCATGATGTGGTATCCGGCGTCCACGTAGACGACCTCGCCGGTTATGCCGCTTCCGGCCGGGCCAAGGAGGAAGACGGCGGTCTTTGCTACCTCGTCCACCTCGATGCTGCGGCGAAGCGGAGCCCTCTCGGCGTGGCGGTGGCGAAACTCGGTGAACCCGGAAATGCCCCGGGCCGCCAGCGTGTTGAGGGGGCCGGCCGAAATGGCGTTGACCCGGATGCCCGAGGCGCCCAGCTCGTAGGCCAGGTAGCGAACCGACGCCTCCAGAGCCGCCTTGGCCACGCCCATGAGGTTGTAACCTGGCATGACCTTCTCCGAGCCGTAGTAGGTCATGGTCAGGATGCTGCCGCCCTCGCGGGCCTTCATCAGAGGTTCGGCGGCGCGAGCCAGCGCGACCAGCGAGTAGCAGCTGATGTCGAGCGCCGTTCGGAAGGCGTCTCGCGAGGTGTCCGCGTATCGCCCCTCCAGGGCTTCCCGGGGCGCGTAGGCGATGCTGTGAACCAGGATGTCCAGCCCGCCGAAGCGGCCCTGGATCTGGTTCATGAGGGAAGCGATGGCCTCGTCTGAGGCCACGTCGCACTCGAAAGCGGGAGCGTCGATGGTCTTCGCCAGTTGCTCCACGCCTTCCCGCAGCCGCTCGTTCTGGTAGGTGAGGGCGACGCGGGCACCCTCGGCGGAGAGCGCCCTGGTAATGCCCCACGCAATGCTGCGCTGGTTGGCCACACCCAGGACCAGAGCCGTCTTACCTTGCAACGTCACCTCTGTGGCTGCCGCCGCGGTCCCCAGGCCCGAAGCCGGCGAATGCGGCGGCCCCTCCCTTCCGGTTACTGTATGGAGCAGCTTGGAACAATCAAGGGCCGCCCGTAATGCGCCCCCTGAGAGCGTCCAGCCCGGGCCACCGGGCGATGTCGTCCAGCACGTCTGGAGCCGCGGGCTCGGACCGGAGCACCCGGTGCACCGCATCGGGCACGGGCACCCGCACGAACCGGCCCCGGGCCGCCGCCACAATGCGCCCCTCGACGTCCAGGAGCCGGGCCACAGCCCGGCCTATTCGCCCCGAGTCCGGTATTCCCTGCTGGCCTGCGGCCGGCCGCTCCTTTGTCTCCACCCACGCTACCGCCAGCAGCGGCTTTCCCGGAACACCCGGCCGGACGAAGCGGATCTCCAGCGACCCCGTGACGGACGGAATCCCGTACCGGTAGGCAGCGTACCACATGGCCTCGTCGAGGGCGGCCGCAATGACGCCCCCGTGCAAACTCCCCGGGATGCCCACAAAGCGGTCGGCGAGCGTGACACGCAGGTACGCGGCGGTACCATCCGTTACGACCACGGCCTGCAGGCCGGCCGTGTTCTCACGGCCGCAGACGAAGCAGCCCGGGGTCCAGTGAACCGTGGACCGAACAGCATCGTGCGGATGCGGGTGAACGATTCGCATGAGCCGGAAGTTCGGCACGGCAGGCCCCTGCCCCTCCGGCACGCCGCAGCCGGCAGGATTACCGCATGGCGGCTGGAACTCCTCAACACAGGCTCATGTGGTATAGACCTGACACGCAATCGGAGCGGGCTTGCATGCGGCATACGGAGAGGAAACCCCATGCCTAAGGGACGTTCGGCTCGGGCGGTGTTGGAAGTCGCGCGGCCCCTTTCGAGGCGCCGCTCGGCGGGCCCCCTCTACTTCCAGCTCAAGCGGTTTTTGCTCGAACTCATCGACAACGAGGAACTGAAGCCGGGCGAGCGCATCCCCTCCGAGCGTGAACTCTCCCAGCGGTTCGGCATCTCCCGCATGACCGTGCGCCAGGCGCTCGCCGAACTCGTCCACGAGTCGGTGCTGCTGCGCCACCAGGGCCGGGGCACCTTCGTGGCCGACCGCAAGATCGAGCAGGGGCTCATCGAGCTTACGAGCTTCAGCGAGGACATGCGCCGGCGCGGGCTGGTGCCCGGCGCCAGGCTGCTGGACGTGCAGGTCCAGGAGGCCTCCCGCAAGGTCGAACGGGCGCTGGCCCTCGGGATGGACCGGCGGGTGCTGGTCGTGCGCCGCTTGCGCCTGGCCGATGGCGAGCCCATGGCGCTGGAGGTCACCCACCTGCCGTACGGGCTACTTCACACCGCTCCCAGGGAGCGGCTGGAGGGCTCGCTTTACGAGTACCTCGAACAGGAGCTCGGCATCGAACTGGCCAGCGCTCGCCAGACACTGGAGCCGGTGGTCGCCGCAGAGGAGGAGGCAAAGGTGCTCGGGGTGCCTCCGGGAAGCCCGCTTTTGCTCATGGAGCGCACCACTCTGTCCCGCAGTGGGGAGCCGGTGGAGTTTGTGCGGTCGCTCTACCGCGGAGACCGGTACAAGTTCTACGTCGAACTGAAGCGCCCCGCTCGACGCCACCCGGCGGACTGACACGTTGAGAGGAAATCGTCTCGTGGCTGCACTGCGTTTTTGCTTGAGATGGGCCGTGCTTGTCCTGGGAGGGGTGCTGATGGCCACAGCGGGCAGCGAGCCTGTCCCGGCGTCCGCGGTGGGAGGAGGGCCTGCGGCAGCGGTTTCGCGCCTTGCGCCTGCGGCGCCGTCGGAACGGATCCGGGAGCTTCTGCGATCCATGAGCCTCGAGCAGAAAGTCGGCCAGATCCTCCACGTGGGCTTCCCTGGCCTGGAAGTCGGGCCGGAAATCAGTGAGCTCGTCCGTCGCCATTACGTGGGTGGGGTCATCCTGTTCGCCCGCAACGTTTCCGACCCGGTGCAGGTGGCGGCGCTGACCAACGCCTTGCAGGAGATGGCGAAGCGTTCGGGCGCCGGCATCCCGCTTCTGGTCAGCGTAGATCAGGAGGGCGGCCTGGTTGCCCGGCTCACCCGGGGCGCTACGGTTTTCCCGGGAAATATGGCGCTCGGAGCGGCAGGTTCCGAAGAACTGGCATACCAGGCCGGGCTCTGGACGGCCCGCGAACTGCGCGCCGTCGGAATCCACCAGAACTATGCGCCGGTGGTGGACGTCAACAACAACCCGCAGAACCCGGTCATCGGCGTGCGGTCCTTCGGTGAGTCCCCCGAAGCGGTCGCGCGCCTGGGGGCGGCCATGGTGCGCGGCCTTCAGGACGGCGGGGTTCTGGCAACCGCCAAGCA is drawn from Bacillota bacterium and contains these coding sequences:
- a CDS encoding ABC transporter ATP-binding protein, whose product is MIELVGVGKQYGHRWAVQDLTCSVEQGEVLGFLGPNGAGKTTTMRIVTGYMPPTTGSVRVAGVDALEDPVRLKSRVGYLPETPPIYGEMTVRGYLYFVAEMRRVPAHRRKRHVGEVMERVGVADVAGRLAGRLSRGYKQRVGLAAALIGDPPVLVLDEPTAGMDPQQIIEMRRLIRSLAGRHTVLLSSHILPEVASTCQRVLIINKGRLVAQDSPQNLSARLGRGRQILLEVRGEREAVEAALAEVPEVKAANITPTDTHPGRLRAEIELNDGAAAAQDPREAIFFAMARHQIPILEMRGVDMTLEDVFLQLVTHENLDAGTGGGEGN
- a CDS encoding DUF3243 domain-containing protein; this translates as MDPELSWQEWKRWLGQAVAAGKESGLGGRAMVNYAEQLGDFLARHVDPANPQQRVLKELWSVADESEQRAIASALVKLVGTTATARKEDGGKAGQKDGFSLT
- a CDS encoding enoyl-ACP reductase — encoded protein: MTLQGKTALVLGVANQRSIAWGITRALSAEGARVALTYQNERLREGVEQLAKTIDAPAFECDVASDEAIASLMNQIQGRFGGLDILVHSIAYAPREALEGRYADTSRDAFRTALDISCYSLVALARAAEPLMKAREGGSILTMTYYGSEKVMPGYNLMGVAKAALEASVRYLAYELGASGIRVNAISAGPLNTLAARGISGFTEFRHRHAERAPLRRSIEVDEVAKTAVFLLGPAGSGITGEVVYVDAGYHIMGV
- a CDS encoding PaaI family thioesterase; amino-acid sequence: MPNFRLMRIVHPHPHDAVRSTVHWTPGCFVCGRENTAGLQAVVVTDGTAAYLRVTLADRFVGIPGSLHGGVIAAALDEAMWYAAYRYGIPSVTGSLEIRFVRPGVPGKPLLAVAWVETKERPAAGQQGIPDSGRIGRAVARLLDVEGRIVAAARGRFVRVPVPDAVHRVLRSEPAAPDVLDDIARWPGLDALRGRITGGP
- a CDS encoding GntR family transcriptional regulator; this encodes MPKGRSARAVLEVARPLSRRRSAGPLYFQLKRFLLELIDNEELKPGERIPSERELSQRFGISRMTVRQALAELVHESVLLRHQGRGTFVADRKIEQGLIELTSFSEDMRRRGLVPGARLLDVQVQEASRKVERALALGMDRRVLVVRRLRLADGEPMALEVTHLPYGLLHTAPRERLEGSLYEYLEQELGIELASARQTLEPVVAAEEEAKVLGVPPGSPLLLMERTTLSRSGEPVEFVRSLYRGDRYKFYVELKRPARRHPAD